CGGATCGCCTCGACCGACTGGCCGACCACGCTCTCGCCGTCCGGCAGCGAGTCGCCCGCCTTGTCGCCGTCCAGGGCGATCGGGACCAGGAGCGCCTTCCCGTCCTCGCTGGGCACGACCGGCACCGGCCCCGGGGCCAGGAAGTCCTCGAGCGTGTAGGTGCGGCCGGCAGCGGACGCCGGGTCGACCGGGATCGCGACGGACGGCAGGTCCTCGGTGAACGCGGTGACCTGCGTCTTGTCCTCGGCGGTGATCCCGCTGGCCCGCTCGAGCACCAGGAAGGCCGGGAAGGTCGAGCTGTCGGAGAACTTCTCCGCCTGCGCGGCCAGCTTGGTGGACTCGGCGGACTTGGGCAGGAAGTTGGCGTTGTCGTTCTCCTGCACCTCCGACAGCCGCCCGACCAGCGGACCACCCACGCTGGCCACGCCGAGCCAAGCGGCTGCGATGAGCGCCAGGCCGACGGCGCGCAGCACGGCCCGGCGCCGCGTGGCACGACGGCGCGCGGCGCGACCACGGGCTGCCCGGCCACCCGTGTCCGGTCCCCCAGTACTCACGGTCCCTCCCAGATCGACGCACGACGCCCCAGGACGACGACTCTAGAGTCCCCGGTGCCGGACGTCCGCCAGCTGCCCCGCTCGCGTAACCTGGGGGCATGTCGTTGACCGTGGTCCACGAGGGATTCGTCCCGGACGCCGTGCCCTATCTCGACGGGTGGCAGCGCCAGCGCGAGGTGCACGCCAGCGTCGTCGCAGGCGAGTCGCCGGACACGTTGCTGCTGCTCGAGCACGAGGCGGTGTACACCGCCGGGAAGCGCACCGAGCCGCACGAGCGGCCGTTCGACAACACCCCGGTGGTGGACGTCGACCGCGGCGGCAAGATCACCTGGCACGGCCCCGGGCAGCTGGTCGGCTACCCGATCGTCCGGCTGCCCGACCCGGTGGACGTCGTCGCCCACGTACGCCGGCTGGAGGGCGCGCTGATCGCCGTGTGCGCCGACCTCGGCCTGGAGACGACCCGGATCGACGGGCGCAGCGGCGTGTGGGTCCAGGCGGACCAGCGCGGGCCCGACCGCAAGCTCGGTGCGATCGGCATCCGGGTCTCGCAGGGCGTGACCATGCACGGTTTCGCACTGAACTGCGACTGCGACCTGTCGTGGGCCCGGATCATCGTGCCCTGCGGCATCTCGGACGCGGCCGTCACCTCGCTCAGCATCGAGCTGGGGCGGGACGTGAGCGTCGCCGAGGTGCTACCGCTGGTCGAGCGCCGGGTCGTCGAGACGCTCGAGCAGGTCAGCCCCGGTCGTGCTCCTGCGCCTGCGTGATCATCCCGAGCACCAGGCCGGCCACCAGCCCGATGGCGGAGGACACGGCCGTGGCGCGCACCAGCGGGTGCGGCTGTCGGACCTGACCGGTCGACGGGACCTGCGACGTGACGGTGATGACAGCCATGGGGGCCTCCTCGGGACACTGACAGCCGTGATATCGGCTCACCGGGGGCTCGACCTGAGCGCTGGCGGTAGCACGTTCCGGGAATGCCACGCGCCCGGCGTAGGCTGAGGGGGTTGGTCCCGTCAGGCGGCGGGACCGTCCTGCGAGGAGGAGTGGCACGTGACGATCGCGCCTGAGGGACGCAAGATGCTGCGTCTGGAGGCCCGGAACGCGCAGACCCCGATCGAGAAGAAGCCGTCCTGGATCAAGACCAAGGCGAGCATGGGTCCGCAGTACACCGAGCTGAAGTCCCTGGTGAAGGGCGAGGGTCTGCACACCGTCTGCCAGGAGGCCGGCTGCCCCAACATCTTCGAGTGCTGGGAGGACCGCGAGGCCACCTTCCTGATCGGCGGCGAGCAGTGCACCCGTCGCTGCGACTTCTGCCAGATCGACACCGGCAAGCCCAGCGACCTGGACCGTGACGAGCCCCGCCGCGTCGCCGAGTCCGTCGCAACCATGGGCCTGCGCTACGCCACCATCACCGGTGTCGCCCGCGACGACCTGCCGGACGGCGGAGCCTGGCTGTACGCCGAGACCATCCGCCAGGTGCACGCGCTCAACCCCGGTACCGGTGTGGAGATCCTGATCCCGGACTTCAACGGCATCCCGGCGCAGGTCAACCAGGTCATCGACGCCGCCCCGCAGGTCTTCGCGCACAACGTCGAGACCGTGCCGCGCATCTTCAAGCGGATCCGCCCGGCCTTCCGGTACCAGCGCTCGCTCGACGTGATCACGATGGGCCGGGACGCCGGGCTGGTCACCAAGTCGAACCTCATCCTCGGCATGGGTGAGACCCGCGAGGAGATCAGCGAGGCGCTGCGCGACCTGCACGAGGCCGGCTGCGACCTGATCACCATCACCCAGTACCTGCGCCCGAGCCCGCGGCACCACCCGGTCGAGCGCTGGGTGAAGCCCGAGGAGTTCGTCGAGCTGTCCGACGAGGCGACCGAGCTCGGCTTCGCCGGCGTGATGGCCGGGCCGCTGGTCCGCTCGTCGTACCGGGCCGGCCGGCTCTGGGCCCAGGCCATGCAGCGCCGCGGCGACGAGCTGCCCGAGGAGCTGGCCCACCTCGCCCAGGCGGGCACCGCCTCGCAGGAGGCCGCTAGCCTGCTGGCTCGCTGAGCAAGACCCCCCACCGCCCTACCGCACCCGCCGCACGAACTCGAGGAACTCCACGATGGCCCGCACTACCGACTCCGCCGCCGAGCCCGCCAAGAAGCAGCGCTTCAAGCGGCTCCGGACGATCGGCGCCGCCTTCAGCCAGGCCCGCACGCTCGACCCTGCCGTGGTCTGGTGGATGCTCGGCGCCTTCGTGCTCGTCGAGGCCGTGTTCGTCGTGCTCGGCATCGTGATCGGGCACACGATCTACCTGTCCGTGCTCGGCGTGCCGATGGCCGTGCTCGCAGCCGGCGTCATCATGGTCCGCCGCACCGAGCGGGCCGCCTACGGGCGGCTCGAGGGCCAGGTCGGTGGCGGCGGCGCCGCCCTCGGCGCCCTGCGGAAGGGATGGTTCCGGGACGAGCAGCCGGTGGCCATCGAGGCCACCAAGCCGGGCGACATGGCCAGCGCGGCGATGGTCTTCCGGGCGATCGGGCGGCCGGGCGTGGTCCTGGTCCTCGAAGGGCCGGCCGGGCGAGCCCAGCGGCTCGGCGACAAGGAGCGCAAGCGGGTCAGTCGCGTCGTCCCGAACGTGCCGGTCACGCTGATCCGGATCGGCACCGGCGACGACGAGGTGCCGGTGCGCAAGCTCGTCGGCAAGCTCAACCGGATGCGTCCGGCACTGTCCAAGGACGAGGTCATCGCGGTGAACAAGCGGCTGCGGGCGCTCGGCTCGACGCCGCTGCCGGTGCCCAAGGGCATCGACCCGACCCGCGCGCGCCCCGACCGCAAGGGCATGCGCGGCCGCTGACCCCTGCGGCAGCCTGGTCACCGCAGTCACGTTTCTCCACTTCTTCACCTGAGGACACACGGCCGTAACCTGCGACCGGTCTACTGGGACTCGTCGAGAAGCCAGCACGACGACGACGCCAGGGGAGGCACTCATGGTCCAGAACGTGACGACGACCAACCAGGCCCTACGGATCATGGGCGTGTGGGTCCGCCGAGCGGACGCCGTGCTGTCCGAGGGCGCCATCGCCAACGCGGCCCGCGCCGTCGAGGCCGAGCGTGGCCGGCTGGCCCGTCAGGCCAGCGAGCTGGACGCGCTCGACCTGGCCTCGCGGCCCGTCCGGCTCGCCAGCTGAACGCCTGCTGACCCCAGACCGCAGGTCGATCCGGTGCTGTGCAGGGCCTCAGGCCCTGCGCAGCACCGTGCCCATGAACTGGTCGTGCAGGCCGCGCTGGTCGCGGTCCCAGATCAGCGCCGGTACCGCGAGCGACAGCAGCACGGCGCGTCCGAGCGCCCGCAGCGGGTCGACGGCGGCGCCGTCCACCCGGGTGACCCGCAGCCCCAGCGCCAGGTGGCCCGGTCCCGCGTTGAACGCGCTGACGAAGACGGCCTGGAAGGCCGCGAAGACGCCGAGGGTCACCCACTCGTTGCCATGCAGCAGCACCCGCGAGATCAGCAGCGCCAAGCCCCAGTCCAGGGCGAGCGCCGCCAGCCGTCGTCCGATCCGGGCGACCGAACCCCGGCCCTCCTCGGGCAGGCCCAGCCGCTCCCCCGGGTAGTCGGCAGCCGCCGCTGCAACCGGCTCGGCGTTGTCGTCGTCCACCCGCGCAGCCTACGGGCCGCCGCGACGGCAGATTTCACCTCCCCGATACCGGGCGCCCGCCTCGTAACCTCAGGGAAACATTCGAGACACTGACGGGAAACCGCCGCTGCCTAGCGTTCGGATCGGTAGTGGATCCCGCCCCACAAGGAGGATGGATGTTCAGCAACGCCGACGAGGTCATGAAGTACATCAAGGACGAGGACGTGAAGTTCGTCGACGTCCGCTTCTGCGACCTGCCGGGCGTGATGCAGCACTTCAACGTGCCCGCAGTCTCCTGTGACGCGGAGTTCTTCACCAACGGCCAGATGTTCGACGGCTCGTCGATCCGCGGTTTCCAGGCGATCCACGAGTCCGACATGAAGCTCATCCCCGACGTCGAGACGTCGTTCATCGACCCCTTCCGGGTCGAGAAGACGCTGGTCGTCAACTTCTCCATCGTGGACCCGTACACCGACGAGCCGTACAGCCGCGACCCCCGCCAGGTGGCCGCCAAGGCCGAGGCGTACCTGAAGTCGACCGGCATCGCGGACACGGCGTTCTTCGCCCCCGAGGCCGAGTTCTACATCTTCGACGACGTCCGCTTCGAGACGAAGCAGAACGCCAGCTACTACTACATCGACTCCATCGAGGGCGCCTGGAACACCGGTCGCGTCGAGGAGGGTGGCAACCTCGGCCACAAGACGCCGTACAAGGGCGGGTACTTCCCGGTCCCGCCGGTCGACCACTTCGCCGACCTGCGCGACCAGATCGTGCTCGAGCTCGACGCCCTGGGCCTGCAGGTGGAGCGTTCGCACCACGAGGTCGGCACCGCGGGGCAGGCGGAGATCAACTACCGCTTCGACTCGCTCGCCAAGTCCGCCGACAAGGTGATGCTCTTCAAGTACGTCGTGAAGAACGTCGCGCACCAGCACGGCAAGACCGCCACCTTCATGCCGAAGCCGCTCTTCGGTGACAACGGCTCGGGCATGCACTGCCACCAGTCGCTGTGGAAGGACGGCGAGCCGCTGTTCTACGACGAGCGCGGCTACGGCGGCCTGTCCGACACGGCCCGCTGGTACATCGGCGGTCTGCTCAAGCACGCGCCGTCCCTGCTGGCGTTCACCAACCCGACGGTGAACTCCTACCACCGGCTGGTGCCCGGCTACGAGGCGCCGGTCAACCTGGTGTACTCGGCCCGCAACCGCTCGGCCTGCGTGCGCATCCCGGTCACCGGGTCGAACCCGAAGGCCAAGCGCATCGAGTTCCGCGTGCCGGACCCGTCGAGCAACCCGTACCTGGCGTTCTCGGCGATGCTGATGGCCGGCATCGACGGCATCCGCAACCGGATCGAGCCGCCGGACCCGATCGACAAGGACCTCTACGAGCTGCCGCCGGAGGAGCACGCCTCCATCCAGCAGGTGCCCGGCACGCTCTCCGAGGTGCTGGACTCGCTCGAGGCCGACCACGACTTCCTCACCGAGGGTGACGTGTTCACGCCGGACCTGATCGCCACCTGGATCGACTTCAAGCGGACCAACGAGGTGGACCCCATCCGCCTGCGGCCGCACCCGCACGAGTTCGAGCTCTACTTCGACCTCTGACGGTCCGGCGCGCTCCCTGACGCGCCGGACAGATCGTGGCAACGGCGTTCGCCCTGGCGGACGCCGTTGCCACGTTGTCGGGCCAGGTGGGTCGTAGGCTCGACGGATGTACTTCATCGTGGTCAAGTTCCAGACCAAGCCGGAGTGGACCGATCGCTGGCTCGACCTGGTGGCCGACTTCACCTCGGCGACCCGCCAGGAGCCCGGCAACCTGTGGTTCGAGTGGTCGCGCAGCGTGGACGACCCGGCCGAGTTCGTCCTCGTCGAGGCGTTCACGGACGACGGCGCCGGGCCGCACGTGAACAGCGCGCACTTCAAGAAGGCGACCGCCGAGCTCGGTCAGGCGCTGACCGCCACACCGCGGATCGTGAGCCGCCAGGTCGAGGGGTCCGGCTGGGACGAGATGGGCGAGATCACGGTCGCCTAGGTGGCCGGGCGCCGGGCCCAGGCCTGCACGATCCGCGGAGACCCCACGAGCGTGCTGTCGTCGTCCGCGAGCGCGGCCAGCGCCTCGCAGGCCCAGGCGATCTCCGCCTCGGTCGCGATCCCGGCGTCCAGCATCGCGTCGGCGGTGGCCTGGACGGTCAGCAGTGGCATCGACTTCGGCTCCCCCACCAGGTCCGCCCGCTGCACCACCCGGGTCTGCGGCGACGGTGCACCGACGGCCAGGAGGTGGGCAGCCACCTTGCGGCCACTCTGCGGGTCGCCCCCGTAGCTGCGCAGCACCCGCTGGTACCGGTCCACCCAGAAGTCGAACCCGGCGTGCGGCGGGTAGCAGAACGAGCCCTCGAAGTCCGCGTCCTCCAGCACGAGCACGCCGCCGGGGCGGACCGCCTCCCACATGCTCCGGACGACGCTGACGGGGCGAGTCAGGTGCTGCAACAGGTTGCGGCAGTAGGCGAGGTCGTACGTGCTGGGCTCCGCGAGGTCGTGCACGTCCAGCTCGACGAGGTCCACCCAGGTGAGTCCCTCGTCGGCGGCGCGCTCGCGGACGACGTCCAGCGTGACCGCGTCCATGTCCACGCCGGTCACCCGACCCGTGGGCCCCACCCGCCGGGCCAGCTCGAGTGTCACGTCGCCGGCGCCGCAGCCGACGTCCAGGCACGTCTGCCCCGACGCCACGCCCGCCAGATCGAGCAGGTCGCCCGTCGTCGCCGCCCAGCTGCGGGCCAGCACCTGCAGCCGGTCGGCCCCGGCCGCGCCACCACGGATCACGTACCGATCCATGCCTGGAGGCTAGTCCTCCCGACGCCCAGCGGACTCCCAGGCACAGCGCCGTACTCGTCCAGACAGCGCCCCTAGCGTGGACGGCATGAGCCACCAGGACGCGCACCACGACGCGCATGACGACGAGCACGACGACGAGCACGACCGCGGCCTGTCGCACGACCTGCCGACCCTGCTGAGCCGGCGTCGGGCCCTCACCCTCGTAGGCGGAGCCGGGCTGGTGGCCGCGCTGGCGGCGTGTGGCGCCGGAGGGGATGACGCCTCCGGCTCGACGAGCCAGACCCAGCAGGGTCCGCCGGACGGCGGTGGCCCCGGCGGAGGTGCGCCGCAGTCCAACGTCTCGGTCGGCGACGGCGAGATCCCGGAGGAGACCGGCGGCCCGTACCCGGCGGACGGCACCAACGGCACCAACGTGCTGACGGAGTCCGGCATCGTGCGCAGCGACCTGCGATCGAGCTTCGGCGACGCCAGCGCGGTGGCCGAGGGCGTCCCCCTGACCTTCACGCTCACGGTCGTGGACGTCAGCGGCAGCGACGACGCGGGCAAGCCGGCCGCGGGCGCCGCCGTGTACGCGTGGCACTGCGACCGCGAGGGCCGCTACTCGATGTACGACGACGCCATCAAGGGCGAGAACTACCTGCGCGGTGTGCAGGAGGCCGACGCCGACGGCAAGGTCACCTTCACCTCGATCTTCCCGGCCTGCTACTCCGGTCGTTGGCCGCACATCCACTTCGAGGTCTACCCCAGCACGGACGACGCGACGTCGGCCTCGAACCGGATGCGGACGTCGCAGCTGGCCCTGCCCGAGGACGTCTGCCGCGAGGTCTACGCCACCTCCGGCTACGAGGCCAGCGTGGCGAACCTCGGCCAGGTCAGCCTGGACTCCGACAACGTCTTCTCCGACGGGTACTCGCTGCAGCTGGCCAAGGTCACCGGCTCGACCAACGCCGGCTACCAGGCCAACCTGCGCGTCCCGATCTAGCCCGTTGAGATGTCCAGCGTGGCAACGGCGTTCGCTCTGACGCACGCCGTTGCCACGGTGTCACTCGGCGAGGTTAGGAGCTGACCTGGTCGAGGTGCTGCAGCAGGTCGTGCGCCGCGAGCTCGACGTCCTTGTGCCGCCACTCGGAGGCGCGGTAGACGCAGGCGATCAGCGCGGTCCGGTGCACCCGGCGGAAGTCCCCCGCGACGAACGCGAAGCGGGCCTTGGTCTCCTCGCTCGCGCCCGCGGTGAGCCCGAGGTGCCACGCGCCGTACTCGGCCCACGAGTGACGTTCGAGGTAGTCGTTCTGCGCGGCCGCGCCAGGCTGGACGTCGCCCCAGTCGCTGTCCAGCACGTACTGCCGCTTGTCGATCAGCGCCCTGACGTGCGCCACGGCGTCGGGGTTGACCTCGTACGTCGCCATGGCGACATGGTGGCACGTCAGAGCGTGGCGCCGACGGCGACCGCCGCCCGGCCAGCCGCGGCGGGTCCACCGGCGAGATCAGCGACCGCGGAGGTCAGCAAACCCAGCTGCACGCGATCGACCGCGTCGCTGTCGCCCCCTGCCACCAGCTCCAGTGCTCGGACGGCGCACGCCGCGAAAGCCATGACCGAGGCCAGCTGCGGCTCCGAGCTGAAGGGAAGCGCCAGGTCCGCCTCCTTCAACCCGGACGCGAGCCAGACCTCGACGACCTGCCGCCACCCCGTCAGGTCGTTGCCCGGGGTGCGCTCGACCGTGCGCTCGACCGTGCGCTCGACCGCACCCAGGCGCCGGTCGACGTCCTGCCGGATGAACTCCTCTGCCGTGTGCCGCCAGGTCTGGGCATCCTCGAAGCGCCAGTAGATCTCGATGCACCCGCGAGCGGCGCGGATCACGTCCCGCGGTAGGCCGCCCGACCAGACGGCGCAGAACAGGGCCAGCGAGGACGGAAACCCGGCGACGCGTGACTCGAGAACCGCAAGGGCCTCGTCCGGCGCCAGTCGGGCGATGTCCACGATCGCGTCGAATGACGAGTCGAACGCGTCCCGAGGTTGCAGGCCCCGCAGCGAGAACGACGCCATGGCCTCGTCCGAGACGCTCACCAGGAAGTGCACCCGAGGGATGTGGAACAAGTCCTTCATGGAGTTGATGACGTTCGTGAGCGACTCGACGTCCGGCAGCTTGTCGAGCTCGTCGACGATCACGACGACCCGTCCGTTGGCTCCGCGTTCGACACCCATCTGGTGCAGCACTGCCGTGAGCCGATCGATCAGGTCCCCGTAGGTCAGCCCGCGATGAGTGGAGCTGCGGCTCGTGGTCCGCTCCAGCCCGAGAACGGATGTGAGCTGGAGCGAGGCCTTGCCCTCCTCACCTTCCGTCTGCTCCATCCGCAGGTCTGCCGCGAGGGCGGCGGCCAGATCAGCGGCAGACGTACCCTCCCGGCGGACTCGGGTGACACCGAGGACCGTTCCGATGAACGCACTGAGGCCGACCGCGGCGAGCAGAGCGCCGAACACGCCGACGGGACCGAGACGCCTGATCACCGGCCAGTCGTTCCAGTCCGCCAGCAGCAGCCAGATGCCAACGACGACCGCCAGCTCCAGCACGAACGTCCGGCGCATCTGCCGCCGCCGCGCGACCTGCACGTCTGCCATGACGGCGGACCGGTCCCCGACTGCTCGGGCCGCAGCGAAGGCGAGCCGACGCAGCAGGTCTGTGGTCTCGTACTTGCTCGCCGCCAGGATCGGCAACGCCAGCGTGCCCGACTCTGCCGCCACGGAGAGCATGAGCGTGCTCTTGCCACTGCCGCGGGGCCCGGCGATCCCGATCGCCGACGTCCGGTGCCCGGCAACGAACTGGGTCACGTAGGCGATCGTCGACGAGGGAACGATCCGGTCCGCCGCCAGCTCGACCAGGTCAGGGGCCGTCTCCGGGAACGACAGCAGGCCCTGGGGGCCGAGGACCCGATTGATGGCGCGCCGGTAGGACTCAGCCAGGAAGACGTCGGACTCGTCCTTCCACTGCCTGTCCAACCGCGGCACCTCGGTATCGTTCTCCGCTTCTCGCACGTGCTCCGCGAGGGTCTCGAAGATCACCACGATGATGGAAGCCGCAACCAGGAGGAGAACCACGACGAAGGCACGCTGCCACCAGGACCTCATCCACGTGATGTCTCCGAGGCTGCCCCAGCCGAACAACCAGCCCGCGACGACGGCCACGGCGACCGCGGCGATCATCACAGCGACCAGACCAGTGGCGACGCCGAACAGGATGCGTCGTCGCCGGGCCGACGTGACCCGCTGCGCGCGACGCGTCAACGCCTCGACGCGAAGGTGCGTCCACGACGAACGACGCGCGAGGAACTCCGCCTCGTCGACGCGTCGAGCGTGCGCCGACAACTCGGGCCAGTGCTTCGCGAAGACCTTGAGCTCGTCCCGCGCGACGATCGGCTCGAGCGACTCGACGAAGCTGGGCGGCGGTGGCTCTGCGGCCTTGCGCCGCTTGGACTCGGCCCGGTCCGCTGTCAGCCCCATCCGCGACACTGTGGTCCCCTCCTCGCTGAGGGTGAGTCCTGCCTCGCAGCCTAGCGACGTCGGGTTGGCGCTACGTCGAACTCTGGATATCCGTGGATCTTCCCTCCAGCCTCGGGAGTTCAGGCAGTCACGACGCGGCCGACCTCCGCGGCGAACGCGACGAAGCCCTCGGCGTCCGGCTCGTCCTGGGTCGGTTGCAGCACCACGACGTCCACGCCGGCCTCGATCCATGGCGACAGCCCCTCGGCCACCGCGGCGACGTCGCCGGCCACCCCGTGCCCGTCGCTGCTCGACCAACCCCAGAGCTCGCACTCGTGGTCCAGTCGCTGCTGCGCATCGGCACCCGTCGCGACCGGCAGGAAGGCGGTGATCGGGTTCCGGCCGTCGCGCCCGGACTCGGCGCGCGCGGCGTCGACCAGCTCGCGGGCCCGGCGCACCTCGTCGGGCGTCGTCCCGCCGGTGAGGATCGTCCCGTCGGCCAGCGCCCCGGACAGCCGCAGCGTCTTCGGCCCCTCCCCCGCGGCCAGCAGGTCAGGCGGCGACGGCGGCGGCCAGTCCAGGGCCACCTCGTCCAGCGTCACGTACCGGCCGTCGGCGCTGACCCGCTCGCCCGCCAGCAGTCCCTGCAACGCCACGAGGTACTCGCTGAGCAACGTCATCGGCGACTCGGCCCGGGCGCCGACCTGCTCCATCCAGCTCTGCACTCCGTGACCCACGCCCAGCAGCGCCCTCCCGGGGAACAACCGGTGCAGGGTGCTGAGCTCCATCGCGGTGAGCGCGACGTTGCGCAACGGCACGGGGAAGATGCCGACCCCGACCTTCAGCCGCGTCGTCCACGCGAGCGCCGCCGTGGCCGCGGCGACTCCCCCCAGCTTGAAGCAGTCCTCCCACAGCCACAGCTGCGGCAGTCCTGCGTCGTCCGCGGCGACCGCCACGGAGCGCAGGCGCTCGGGAACGAGCTGCGGGATGAAGACGGCACCGACCTCGACCATGCACGGACGCTAACGCCTGCGCGGCGTCGGCGGCCAGTGTCTGGGGCTAGGAGGCGCCGACGCTCACCACGCACAGGCACACCGGCGTCGCGTCGTTGTAGGTCAGCAGAGCCTCCGACGCCACGGAGGTCACCCAGTCCAGGGTGTCCAACGTCGGGTCGTCCAGAACTCGTTGCAGCACAGCGGTCTCGAGCACCCGGCCAGGTGAGTAGCGGCTGAGCTTGGTGGCCAGCACACCCTCGAGCACCCGGTAGGTGGCGGAGTCGACGAGGCCGACGACCTGCGCCGCGAGGACCGAGTCGATGTGCGACGTCGCGACCTCGAGCCGACCCTGCGCAGCCAGCGCGGTCAGCCGGGCCCGCCAGACCCGCAGGTCGACGTCGTCGTCCAGCTCGCTGCGTCGTCCGTGCTCGTGGTCGCGCTCGCGGTGCAGCCGCTCCAGGTCCGGCAGCAGGGCGGCGATCTCGTGCGGATCCCGGGTGAACCGGATGTCGACGGCGCAGCCGTCGGTCCGGGCCCGGTTGGCGGCCTTGCGCAGGGTGCGCTGCATCGACGGCGTCAGGTACTCGGCGGCGGATGCGGCGGCGCCGCGACGGACGACGGGCACCGGGCTGGCGCTCACCAGATCGGCTCCGGGCACGGCGGCCGTGAACGCCGCCAGGACCGGGTCGGCGACCCGGACCGGACCGAGGATCGCCCAGGTCGGACGACCCCGCTCGCGCAGGGCGTCCCAGAAGGCGTGGCCCAGCAACGACGCCGCGGCGGCGTCGTCCGCCAGGAGAGCGCTGGTGTGGCCGGTGGAGCTGCCGGCCAGCCGGACGACGTCCCGGTCGGCCTGCTGCTCGTCCACGAGCACGGCGGCGGCGCGCAGCGCGCCGCGGTCGTCGCGGACCTCGACGGACCAGGCGCGGGTCGGCACCGGCCCGACCGTGGCGTGCAGCCACCCGGCCCGGGCCATGCTCGGTGCGCCGCAGGCGTCCGCGAGGGCGTCGAGCTCGGGGCCGGCGGCGTCGAGCAGCTCCGTGCCCAGCCGCACCGTCGCGGTCAGTGAGGGCAGCCGCGTCGCGGTCGCGCCCGCGGTGACGTTCGACAGCCGCTTCATCGGGCGGGTTCCACGGTGACGTCCGCACCCTCGGGTGCGGTCGCGGGTGCGGTCTGGTTCGGGATCGCGGGGATCGAACGGGCGTCCAGCCACTGCTCCAGCTCGGCGGGCGGCAGGGCCCGCGAGAAGTAGAAGCCCTGCGACTCGTCACAGCCCGAGGTGGCCAGCTGCCCCGCGGTGTCGGCGTCCTCGACACCCTCGGCGACCATCGTCATGCCGAGCGAGTGCGCGAGCTCGATGGTGGAGCGCACGATCGCGGCCGCGCGGGCGTCCTGGGCCATCGGCAGGACGAACGACCGGTCGAGCTTGAGCTGGTCGATGGGCAGCTCCCGCAGGTACGTCAGCGAGGAGTAGCCGGTGCCGAAGTCGTCGACCGACACCCGGATGCCGAGCTGGCGCAGCTCGGTGAGGATGGACCGGGCGCGCTCGCGGTCCCCCATCAGGAAGTCCTCGGTGATCTCCAGCTCGAGCCGGTCCGGGGACAGCCCACGCTGCAGCAGGATGGCGGCCACCCGCCGCGGCAGGTCCATGTCGACGAGCGAGGACGCCGACAGGTTCACGGCGACCGCGAGCCGGCGTCCCTGGTCCTGCCAGACCCGCACCTGGTCCAGGGACTGCTCGAGGACGGCGGTGGTCAGCTCCCGCATCAGGCCCGCCTGCTCGGCCAGCGGCAGGAACGAGTCCGGCAGCAGCAGCCCCCGGGTCGGGTGCGGCCAGCGGACCAGTGCCTCGACGCCGTCCACCTTGAGCGACCGGGAGTCGACCTTCGGCTGGTAGAACACGGCGAGCCCACCGGTCAGCACGGCGTCCCGCAGCTCCTCGAGCATGCGCAGCCGGTCCTGGCCGCCCGTGTCGTCGCCCTCGGCCGAGTAGGACGAGTGCCCCAGTCGCGAGCCCTTCGCCTGGTACATGGCGATGTCGGCCGCCCGCAGCAGCTCGGAGACCTGGCCACCGTGCGTGGGGAAGAACGAGATGCCGATGCTGGCGTCCACCCGGACGGTCACGCCGTCGACGGTGAACGGCGGGTTCAGCACTGCGTGCACCCGCTCAGCCATCGTCTCGGCCTGGGCGCTGTCGGCGCCGGAGAGGTAGATCGCGAACTCGTCACCACCCAACCGGGCCAGCAGGTGGTTGGCGCCGTCCAGGCTGCTCGTCAGCCGGGACGCGACGTGCCGCAGCAGGTCGTCGCCGGCGTGGTGGCCGAGGCTGTCGTTGACCTCCTTGAACCGGTCGAGGTCCAGCAGCAGCAGCGCGCCGATGCC
This DNA window, taken from Angustibacter luteus, encodes the following:
- a CDS encoding putative bifunctional diguanylate cyclase/phosphodiesterase; amino-acid sequence: MPPGRALEAGVYAVVLAVYLAFGISTIPGVRTAPGYDLLLDGWLNNIAYMLSPVVCLLRSRRDTSFTRSWRILALGLALYGLGNVFWTAFVRPLSPEPFPSMADGLWLSFYGFAFVALLLVVREMANQLPISLWLDGIVGGLAVAAVMAAIAGPVLAVTGGSWSAVVTTLAYPLLDVMLLLIVTAVLALFHWRPPAGLWFFVAGLTAFVVADLVYLFHAANGTYQPGGANDVVWVLATLLMAFAPGWPSRPAGVPLPSWVLLGIPIGASGVAVCLLVFANSHELHPVAIGLAAGTVVAALGRMIVTFGEVRTLAHSRQLALTDELTGLSNRRAFYEQVNTRTSGEGPGIGALLLLDLDRFKEVNDSLGHHAGDDLLRHVASRLTSSLDGANHLLARLGGDEFAIYLSGADSAQAETMAERVHAVLNPPFTVDGVTVRVDASIGISFFPTHGGQVSELLRAADIAMYQAKGSRLGHSSYSAEGDDTGGQDRLRMLEELRDAVLTGGLAVFYQPKVDSRSLKVDGVEALVRWPHPTRGLLLPDSFLPLAEQAGLMRELTTAVLEQSLDQVRVWQDQGRRLAVAVNLSASSLVDMDLPRRVAAILLQRGLSPDRLELEITEDFLMGDRERARSILTELRQLGIRVSVDDFGTGYSSLTYLRELPIDQLKLDRSFVLPMAQDARAAAIVRSTIELAHSLGMTMVAEGVEDADTAGQLATSGCDESQGFYFSRALPPAELEQWLDARSIPAIPNQTAPATAPEGADVTVEPAR